Proteins encoded together in one candidate division WOR-3 bacterium window:
- the rsmH gene encoding 16S rRNA (cytosine(1402)-N(4))-methyltransferase RsmH: MIITQDSSRSVHDPVMVPFVVSIFSVLYGGRFLDLTAGQGGHSYWIMRSLKPSYLVCVDRDKEALEYSDLRLKNFNTDHKFFHMRFSLALDAFTENNERFDGVLADLGMSNMQLVSDRGFSYKFDTPLDMRMDKDQKISLEKIIKDSSIEDLRGILSVSGRRDEAKSLAKAIFEKKNEIRTTGDLTDLIRKKGSRHDAAKRLSRCFQSFRMAVNDEITELELLLEKLPGIVNPGGRVVIISYQSQEDSIVKSRFLEWEKRNIASRIFKHVVKPSKDEKAKNSKSRSAHLRCAEFLR, translated from the coding sequence ATGATTATAACTCAGGATTCTTCACGGAGTGTTCACGATCCGGTTATGGTTCCCTTTGTAGTTTCGATCTTCTCGGTTCTTTACGGCGGAAGGTTTCTAGACTTGACTGCGGGTCAGGGTGGTCATAGCTACTGGATAATGAGGTCATTGAAACCTTCGTATCTTGTTTGTGTTGACAGGGATAAAGAAGCTTTGGAGTATTCCGACTTACGACTGAAAAATTTTAACACCGATCATAAGTTCTTCCACATGAGATTCTCGCTTGCATTGGATGCTTTTACAGAAAATAATGAAAGATTCGACGGCGTGCTCGCTGATCTCGGCATGTCGAACATGCAGCTTGTTTCTGACAGAGGCTTCAGTTACAAATTTGACACCCCTCTCGACATGAGAATGGACAAAGATCAGAAAATCAGTCTTGAAAAAATAATAAAGGATTCGTCAATAGAGGATCTCCGCGGCATTCTTTCCGTCTCAGGGAGAAGAGACGAAGCCAAGTCGCTGGCTAAAGCCATATTTGAAAAAAAAAATGAGATAAGAACCACCGGGGATCTTACGGACCTGATAAGAAAAAAAGGATCCAGGCACGATGCGGCGAAAAGACTTTCACGCTGTTTTCAATCTTTCAGAATGGCCGTGAATGATGAAATCACCGAACTCGAACTGCTTTTGGAAAAATTGCCCGGTATAGTAAATCCCGGCGGAAGGGTCGTTATAATTTCGTATCAGTCCCAGGAAGATTCAATTGTAAAAAGCCGTTTTCTCGAATGGGAAAAGCGGAACATTGCCTCGAGGATTTTCAAACACGTGGTAAAACCTTCAAAGGATGAAAAGGCGAAAAACAGCAAATCGAGAAGCGCTCATTTGAGATGCGCGGAGTTTTTAAGATGA
- a CDS encoding replication-associated recombination protein A: protein MDNTPLAEKIRPKSLSDFFGQNHILSEGAELNSCFKKNKFPSMIFWGPPGSGKTTLAKLISVSNPNVPFYTESAVLIGVNRIREIACSGVSGIFGQSFLFLDEIHRFSKSQQDVLLPFVESGTVTLIGSTTENPSFYINPPLLSRVRLFIFTPLSEEEVMKILKRAVKMTAGQFLSDKILLKISDASEGDARRAINLLESVLSEDNRETEIEKRLEKILLFDKRGDYFYDMISAFHKSVRSSDPQGSLYYLARMILSGTDPLYILRRMIRIASEDIGMADPNALTVAVQARLAFDYVGMPEAELALVEAAVYLSTAPKSNALYSAWSRVNSTIKKTGNLPVPLHLRNAPTKLAEESGHGKDYKYDHDFPDAFSGQVTLPPKVSQLSFYNPSDRGFESEIKKRIAFWNGKRRKINVRKE from the coding sequence ATGGACAACACCCCGCTCGCAGAAAAAATAAGACCTAAAAGCCTTTCGGATTTTTTTGGTCAAAATCACATATTGTCCGAAGGAGCTGAGCTTAATTCATGTTTCAAAAAGAATAAATTTCCTTCAATGATTTTTTGGGGACCGCCGGGATCAGGGAAAACCACTTTGGCAAAACTGATATCAGTGTCGAATCCGAACGTCCCATTTTACACTGAAAGCGCTGTTCTGATTGGAGTAAACAGAATCAGGGAAATCGCTTGTTCTGGTGTTTCAGGGATATTCGGACAATCTTTTCTTTTTCTCGATGAAATTCACAGATTTTCAAAATCACAACAGGACGTTCTCCTACCTTTCGTGGAATCGGGCACAGTCACTTTAATAGGCTCCACGACCGAGAATCCTTCCTTTTACATCAATCCGCCCCTGCTTTCAAGAGTCCGGCTTTTCATTTTCACTCCCCTGTCTGAAGAAGAAGTTATGAAAATACTAAAAAGAGCCGTTAAAATGACTGCCGGGCAATTTTTATCCGACAAAATCCTTTTAAAAATTTCCGACGCATCGGAAGGCGACGCGAGAAGAGCGATTAATCTGCTCGAATCAGTTCTTTCGGAAGACAACCGCGAGACAGAAATCGAGAAAAGACTTGAAAAGATTCTTCTTTTCGACAAAAGAGGGGATTATTTTTACGACATGATAAGTGCTTTCCACAAGAGCGTGCGATCCAGCGATCCCCAGGGATCATTGTATTATCTTGCGAGGATGATACTATCCGGAACCGATCCTCTATACATCTTGAGGAGAATGATACGTATAGCTTCGGAAGACATAGGTATGGCTGATCCCAACGCACTGACGGTAGCCGTTCAAGCCCGTCTCGCGTTCGATTACGTAGGTATGCCGGAAGCAGAACTTGCTCTGGTTGAAGCCGCTGTTTATCTTTCTACTGCGCCAAAGTCAAATGCTCTTTATTCTGCATGGAGCCGTGTTAACTCTACGATCAAAAAGACGGGAAATCTTCCGGTTCCTTTGCATCTCCGAAACGCACCGACAAAACTGGCTGAAGAATCTGGCCACGGCAAAGATTACAAATACGACCACGATTTCCCGGACGCCTTCTCGGGACAAGTGACTCTTCCTCCGAAAGTTTCCCAACTTTCATTTTACAATCCTTCGGACAGAGGTTTTGAAAGTGAAATAAAAAAAAGAATTGCTTTTTGGAACGGGAAAAGGCGGAAAATAAATGTAAGAAAAGAATAA
- a CDS encoding imidazolonepropionase, which yields MRKLFKDIARVVSMDEGDVPKRGGDLSKIGLRDGVDILIENGVIREIFPSGRYGASDVDAVFSAEGLTALPGLVDSHTHSVFFGSRVDEFYERTRGKTYLEILESGGGILSTVKSVRNASYNDIEAFSSGLMDSFIENGTTTVEIKSGYGLTEKDEIKMLEVISNLSKKGTVDTVPTFLGAHALPDEYKNKKDAYVDLVAEKMIPQISQNRLAKYCDVFCEKGAFSVSDARKIAESAVGNGLRMKFHSEQFTRSGTTDLAVEFGASSVDHCIEMNEQDIEKLSKTDTVMILLPGSELVLNQNKFAPARKAIEGNCVVALATDFNPGSCPIQSLWLIGSLAVLKMAMSFEEVLNSITVNAAYSAGIQNRAGMLKEGLQADIIFVEAPYLNELFYFVGSNPVKIVVKNGKVIRSVL from the coding sequence ATGAGAAAGCTTTTTAAAGACATAGCTCGGGTCGTGTCTATGGATGAAGGTGACGTCCCGAAAAGAGGCGGCGATTTGAGTAAAATCGGATTAAGGGACGGTGTAGATATACTTATTGAAAACGGAGTTATCAGGGAGATTTTTCCTTCGGGAAGATACGGCGCTTCTGATGTCGATGCGGTATTCAGCGCGGAGGGTTTGACCGCCCTTCCGGGGCTTGTAGATTCTCATACTCATTCTGTTTTTTTTGGATCGAGAGTCGACGAGTTTTACGAACGAACCAGGGGAAAAACCTACCTGGAAATCCTTGAATCAGGCGGAGGCATCCTGAGCACAGTCAAAAGCGTAAGGAATGCTTCTTACAATGATATTGAAGCTTTTTCCTCGGGCTTAATGGATTCTTTCATCGAAAACGGAACAACGACAGTTGAAATTAAATCGGGTTACGGTTTGACTGAAAAAGACGAGATTAAAATGCTGGAGGTAATATCAAATCTCTCAAAAAAAGGAACTGTAGATACTGTCCCGACATTTCTCGGCGCTCACGCTTTACCTGATGAATACAAAAACAAAAAAGACGCGTATGTTGATCTGGTTGCAGAAAAGATGATACCGCAGATTTCTCAAAATAGGTTGGCAAAATACTGCGACGTATTCTGTGAAAAAGGCGCTTTTAGTGTTTCAGACGCTCGAAAGATAGCCGAATCGGCGGTCGGAAACGGTCTCAGAATGAAATTTCATTCTGAACAGTTTACGAGATCCGGAACTACGGATCTCGCCGTCGAATTTGGCGCTTCGTCTGTGGATCACTGCATTGAAATGAATGAGCAAGACATTGAAAAACTGTCGAAAACGGATACTGTCATGATATTACTTCCCGGCAGCGAGCTGGTTTTGAATCAGAATAAATTCGCACCCGCGAGAAAGGCGATCGAAGGGAACTGTGTGGTAGCACTTGCAACGGATTTCAATCCCGGGAGCTGCCCCATTCAATCCCTCTGGTTGATAGGAAGTCTTGCGGTTTTAAAAATGGCAATGTCGTTCGAAGAGGTCCTCAACTCGATAACTGTCAACGCAGCATATTCTGCAGGAATACAAAACAGGGCAGGAATGTTGAAAGAAGGATTACAGGCAGACATAATATTCGTAGAAGCACCGTATTTGAATGAACTTTTTTATTTTGTCGGCAGTAATCCGGTTAAAATCGTTGTCAAAAACGGAAAGGTCATCAGATCGGTATTATGA
- the mraZ gene encoding division/cell wall cluster transcriptional repressor MraZ, producing the protein MGFYGTHKCTIDDKGRFFLPVRYRKDLNENKMFLTRGFDRCLNLYTVQDWEEFEKKLLGLPASKNDVRNVLRYFIGSGDYMDIDGKGRMKIPAELLSFADIKREMTAVGRGNVIEIWSHANYMPVMEKIDKNIVDYFESLGI; encoded by the coding sequence ATGGGTTTTTATGGAACGCACAAATGCACAATAGACGATAAAGGCCGTTTTTTCCTGCCTGTCAGATACCGGAAAGATCTCAATGAAAACAAAATGTTCTTGACGAGGGGATTTGACCGTTGCCTAAACCTTTACACGGTCCAGGACTGGGAGGAATTCGAAAAAAAACTTCTTGGTCTTCCCGCCAGTAAAAATGATGTACGCAATGTCCTGCGGTATTTCATTGGATCAGGCGATTATATGGACATAGACGGTAAAGGCAGAATGAAGATACCTGCCGAACTTTTATCTTTTGCAGATATCAAGAGAGAGATGACTGCGGTAGGAAGAGGGAATGTTATCGAGATTTGGTCTCATGCAAACTATATGCCCGTCATGGAAAAAATAGACAAAAATATTGTTGACTATTTTGAAAGCCTGGGAATTTGA
- a CDS encoding AAA family ATPase — MHYRDFYGLKEDPFNNVPDLRFFYPGNEYTRIYSRLLRIAKDRKGLGVLTGGVGSGKTTMARHLLHLLRSDKNLQSGLLVLMHSEFEPGWLVKRIAGLLGMREIPDDKTEALALVTKRLLLFDNEDKHTVILIDEANKMTNPDQLEEIRGFLNLERGNRRIMTFVLFGTPDFLHHFEKNESLAQRAALRLVINAMDFQSTVKYIQHRFVTAGGDPFIFTQNAYSLIFKYSKGSPRTTNSLCDNLLFEGALVNQKPISENLVAEVAEMLGFRKGDAF; from the coding sequence ATGCACTACAGGGATTTTTACGGGCTTAAAGAAGATCCTTTCAACAATGTTCCGGATCTCAGATTTTTCTATCCGGGCAATGAATACACAAGGATCTATTCTCGCCTTTTGAGGATAGCAAAGGACAGGAAGGGGCTCGGAGTGCTCACGGGAGGAGTGGGATCCGGAAAGACGACTATGGCGAGACATCTTCTGCATCTTCTGAGAAGCGATAAAAATCTTCAATCAGGACTTCTGGTGCTGATGCACAGCGAATTCGAACCGGGTTGGCTTGTAAAAAGGATCGCCGGTCTTCTCGGAATGAGAGAAATTCCCGATGACAAGACAGAAGCTCTTGCCCTCGTGACAAAAAGACTGCTGCTTTTCGATAACGAAGACAAACACACCGTCATTCTCATTGACGAAGCCAATAAAATGACCAATCCGGATCAACTTGAGGAAATCAGAGGATTTTTAAACCTTGAAAGAGGCAACAGAAGGATTATGACATTTGTCCTTTTCGGAACGCCTGACTTTTTACATCATTTTGAAAAAAATGAATCTCTCGCTCAAAGAGCGGCTTTGAGACTTGTGATTAACGCCATGGATTTTCAATCGACAGTGAAATATATTCAGCACAGATTCGTCACTGCGGGAGGGGATCCTTTTATATTTACTCAGAACGCCTACTCTCTGATATTCAAATATTCAAAAGGCAGTCCCAGAACTACAAACTCACTATGTGACAATCTTCTCTTTGAAGGGGCTCTCGTCAACCAAAAACCCATCTCAGAAAATCTTGTCGCCGAAGTGGCAGAGATGCTTGGTTTCAGAAAAGGAGACGCTTTTTAA
- the radC gene encoding DNA repair protein RadC produces MKSQKKSRDSYRPGHRERLRQKYLEQGINSLSDTDIVELLLTFGVPRKDMRAQAMEILRKFGSLYAVFNAAQEELTKFEGVGKSAAFGILFAADSFKKAHEESVKKIEIRIDNYKKAVKEIEKRFSCSLGALKDEHVYSIFLDNAGHVLELYTVSEGTVGQADVYPRKILERALLMKASSVILVHNHPSQNPEPSETDMVLTNRIENILTSIDINLLDHIIVTKKTIYSFRENGFFG; encoded by the coding sequence ATGAAATCGCAGAAAAAAAGCCGGGACAGTTATAGACCGGGTCACAGAGAAAGACTCAGGCAAAAATATTTGGAACAGGGTATTAATTCACTTTCAGATACTGACATTGTCGAGCTTTTGCTGACCTTCGGAGTTCCTCGAAAAGACATGCGGGCTCAGGCCATGGAAATTTTAAGAAAATTCGGATCTCTTTACGCTGTCTTCAATGCGGCTCAAGAAGAACTTACTAAATTCGAGGGAGTCGGAAAATCTGCCGCATTCGGAATTTTATTCGCCGCCGACAGTTTCAAAAAAGCGCACGAAGAAAGCGTAAAAAAAATCGAAATCAGGATAGACAATTACAAAAAAGCTGTCAAAGAAATCGAAAAGAGGTTTTCGTGCTCTTTGGGTGCTCTGAAAGATGAACATGTCTATTCAATTTTCCTCGACAACGCCGGGCACGTGCTGGAACTTTACACTGTCTCAGAAGGCACTGTAGGTCAGGCTGACGTGTACCCCAGAAAAATTCTTGAGAGAGCTCTTTTGATGAAAGCCTCCTCGGTGATACTTGTTCACAATCATCCGTCTCAAAATCCCGAACCTTCCGAAACAGATATGGTCTTGACAAACAGAATCGAAAACATACTTACAAGCATAGACATAAACCTCCTCGATCACATAATTGTCACGAAAAAAACCATTTACAGTTTCAGGGAAAACGGCTTTTTCGGATAA
- a CDS encoding STAS domain-containing protein, producing the protein MKAWEFEVRKRITRKVVHISGGFDPFNKPSQMNKLERLIQGDEYEIVIDLENLDYMHFQTGVLLETLKTKLRSKGKKLRLKNVNDYFLTVLNLSGYNWTSDLTK; encoded by the coding sequence TTGAAAGCCTGGGAATTTGAAGTGAGAAAAAGAATAACCAGGAAAGTCGTACACATATCCGGAGGTTTTGATCCTTTCAACAAGCCTTCTCAGATGAACAAACTCGAGAGATTGATTCAGGGAGACGAATACGAAATAGTCATAGATCTGGAAAATCTGGATTACATGCATTTTCAAACCGGAGTACTCCTTGAAACCCTCAAGACAAAACTGAGATCGAAAGGGAAGAAATTGAGGTTGAAAAATGTCAACGATTATTTTCTTACGGTCCTGAATTTATCCGGTTATAACTGGACTTCGGACCTGACAAAATGA